The Pseudanabaena galeata CCNP1313 genome segment ACTACGAAGGATACTCAAGGAGCGAAAACTCGCTATTTTAATTGACAATATCGAAAGCTTACTGGATGAAAATGGGAAGGTCATCCCAGAGCACTCTCAATATTTAGATCTATTTAGCGTGCTATCCGATCACGCCACCCAATCCATTACGATTGTGACCAGTCGATGCCGTTTGTTAGAGTCTAGATTACGCAGTGTTTATAACTATGCGATTCCGCCATTAAATCAGTCCGATTGGCAAGATTACTTCACCTATAGCAATGTGCTTTTTGATGAGAAGTCATTGGCAGAAATGCATAGTAAACTAGGAGGAAATGCTAAAGCGATGACTAGTCTATGTGGCGAAATCTATATGGACTTCGATCGCAATGCTACAAATTTCTGGGAACAGCGCGGTGCGGATATACTAACTTCAGCCGATTTAAAGGATCTGGTCGCTGGACATTTAGAACATCTGAAAAAGCTGGAGCCATTAGCCTATGGCTTGCTAAGGCGGATGGGTTGTTATCGTTATCAGAGTATTCCCCATATTCCTGTTGAGGCGCTGTTCTATCAGTTATGGGATATCCCTGAAGCAGAGCATAACAAAATTATTGAAGTTCTCAAAAATCGGTCTTTAGTGGAGTTAATAAATGGAGAATATTCACTACATCCACTTGTGCGTGCAGAAGCGGTGTATCTTCTCAAGCAAAATGAAGAAGAGTTTACCAAGGCTCATAATAACGCTGCTGATTTTTGGAAAGCCAAAGTTCAGTCTTTAGATACTGACAAAGATCTCCTTATGGCGTTTGAGCCATGCTATCACTACTTAGAAACTAACGATCTCAATAAAATTATAGAAATATTCTTGAACACAGATCTCCTGAAAAACGGATATCTTCACCTAGCTTTTTATGGAAGACTTTCGCCAACTTTAGTGTTTGAGTTCTAAGTACAGGACAAAAATTTAATGGAGTTGAAGAAAGCCTCGGAATTGAGATGGATGTCAAAGATGATATGACGCAGAAAATCAAAACCAAGACGAAAAATGCTTTTAGGTAAGCGACCGTGCTTTTTAGGTTTGAGGGGATTGAGCTGAGCAAGCCAAAGCCCCGAAGAAAAAGCCCAACATAAAGCGAGGGTGAGTAAAGCAATAAGTTTAGAAAGGCGTTCAGGGGCTTGAAGGTGAGTAGCCTCCAAACAAAAGCCACGGGATTTAAAACAGCCAAACAAAGTCTCAATCGCCCAACGTTTGGCATAGTCAGCAATAGCGGTATTAGGGTCATGAGCGGTTGCTACAATTAACAAATCGCCATCCTCCAGACGCATTGCCGCAATATAGAGCCAATGTTGCCAAACAAGCCTCGGCTTAGACAATACTTTCGATTGACCAACTTGGAGATCTTGGAAACAAACGTCAGCCCGTAGTTGCTTCTGCCCATCGTCAAGCAAGGTGTTTTTGCGAATACGGATACGAAAGTGGGTACATGGGTCACACAGCAAGTAATCAAACCATTCTTCCCCCACAAATTCTCGGTCTGCGGTCAAAAAGTCGATTTTGCGATCTCCAAATATTTCCAGAAATCGATTACACAATTCACAACGTTCACGGGTGTTCGAGTTACCTTTTTTGTCCAGCATCATCCAGACCAACGGGAATGCGATACCGTGATGCACTACTCCCAATGTCAGCACATTAAATACCGTCTTACCAAATCTCCAATC includes the following:
- a CDS encoding ATP-binding protein translates to MSRLSSAGVEKVNVTIKNSGRNKTDRYWAEKALVSPETWNRFRTGKVRISDNSFISCCKVLDIDPNEVKKHNEIKKHNEVKKYNEVKKYNEVKKQTVEQPFEQPVEEINLSFLGRTSAIESLNALAKANRVIAIHGVGGQGKTTVAQKYLQELESNGYQVIELYMPIDVTNIPTAKSVLDEWFNRDFHETSSSQFTVTLDRLRRILKERKLAILIDNIESLLDENGKVIPEHSQYLDLFSVLSDHATQSITIVTSRCRLLESRLRSVYNYAIPPLNQSDWQDYFTYSNVLFDEKSLAEMHSKLGGNAKAMTSLCGEIYMDFDRNATNFWEQRGADILTSADLKDLVAGHLEHLKKLEPLAYGLLRRMGCYRYQSIPHIPVEALFYQLWDIPEAEHNKIIEVLKNRSLVELINGEYSLHPLVRAEAVYLLKQNEEEFTKAHNNAADFWKAKVQSLDTDKDLLMAFEPCYHYLETNDLNKIIEIFLNTDLLKNGYLHLAFYGRLSPTLVFEF
- a CDS encoding IS4 family transposase is translated as MKEISVFCEKLHEHLQWNGARLLFVSMFLIALMRVKTVNLAEIATGFSGEAKVESHYKRLQRFFREFEVDYESIALMVVKVMKIPEPWVISIDRTDWRFGKTVFNVLTLGVVHHGIAFPLVWMMLDKKGNSNTRERCELCNRFLEIFGDRKIDFLTADREFVGEEWFDYLLCDPCTHFRIRIRKNTLLDDGQKQLRADVCFQDLQVGQSKVLSKPRLVWQHWLYIAAMRLEDGDLLIVATAHDPNTAIADYAKRWAIETLFGCFKSRGFCLEATHLQAPERLSKLIALLTLALCWAFSSGLWLAQLNPLKPKKHGRLPKSIFRLGFDFLRHIIFDIHLNSEAFFNSIKFLSCT